Proteins encoded in a region of the Flavobacterium sp. PMTSA4 genome:
- a CDS encoding 2-oxoglutarate dehydrogenase E1 component, with protein MDRFSFLNAAHTEFFADLYEQYLQNPDTVEPSWRAFFQGFDFGMTTYDEENAVHQLANYAANVPQNGQVSDKLQKEFNVLKLIDAYRTRGHLFTETNPVRDRRTYTPTLDLENFGLSNADLDTVFDAAKILGHQPQTLKEILVHLKNVYCQHIGIEYMYMRSPEVIQWIQNKLNINDNLPNYDANQKKSILGKLNEAVSFENFLHTKYVGQKRFSLEGGESLIPGLDAVIEAAAEKGVEHFVMGMAHRGRLNVLANIFGKATQDIFSEFDGKDYDKEYFDGDVKYHLGLTSERVTNSGKKININLAPNPSHLETVGAVIEGITRAKQDKYFPDDFSKVLPIAVHGDAAVAGQGIVYEIVQMAQLDGYKTGGTIHIVINNQVGFTTNYLDARSSTYCTDVAKVTLSPVLHVNADDTEAVVHAMLFALDFRMEFGRDVFIDLLGYRKYGHNEGDEPRFTQPLLYKIIAKHKNPRDIYAAKLIADGIIDNNYIAQIESQYKEKLDENLEASRKKDLTIIKPFMQDEWQGFEQVSDDAMLQKVDTKVDKKQLDQIIETVSTLPKDKKFINKISKIVTDRKTMYDNNAIDWGTAETLAYGTLLTEGFDVRISGQDVERGTFSHRHALVKVEDSEEEVVLLDALKDKKGKFNIFNSFLSEYGVLGFDYGYALANPNTLTIWEAQFGDFSNGAQIMIDQYISCGEDKWNNQNGIVLLLPHGYEGQGAEHSSARMERYLQLCARHNMFVADCTTPANFFHLLRRQMKTNFRKPLVVFSPKSLLRHPLCVSTQEELYNGQFQETIDDVSVDKKKVKTVVFCTGKFYYDILAERENLGRNDVALVRIEQLFPLPTEQLKEIIASYPNADDFVWAQEEPKNMGAYSYMLMNFDLVPWRLASLKAYAAPAAGSHTRDRRRHADAIRMVFDKNLFR; from the coding sequence ATGGATAGGTTTTCATTTTTAAACGCAGCACATACTGAATTTTTTGCCGATTTATACGAACAATATCTTCAAAATCCTGACACTGTTGAACCTAGTTGGAGAGCTTTTTTCCAAGGGTTTGATTTTGGAATGACTACTTATGATGAAGAAAATGCAGTTCATCAATTAGCAAATTATGCAGCCAATGTTCCTCAAAACGGACAAGTTTCAGATAAATTACAAAAAGAATTTAATGTTTTAAAGTTAATTGATGCCTACAGAACACGTGGTCATCTGTTTACAGAAACTAATCCAGTTCGAGACAGAAGAACATATACGCCAACACTAGACCTAGAAAATTTTGGACTTTCAAATGCCGATTTAGATACTGTATTTGATGCCGCAAAAATATTAGGTCATCAACCGCAAACTTTAAAAGAAATTCTTGTTCATTTAAAAAATGTGTATTGTCAGCATATTGGGATCGAGTATATGTATATGCGTAGTCCTGAAGTGATTCAATGGATTCAAAATAAATTGAACATCAATGACAATTTACCTAATTATGATGCCAATCAAAAGAAATCAATTTTAGGAAAATTAAATGAAGCCGTTTCTTTTGAGAATTTCTTGCATACCAAATATGTTGGGCAAAAACGTTTCTCACTTGAAGGCGGAGAGAGTTTAATTCCAGGATTGGATGCGGTTATTGAAGCGGCAGCTGAAAAAGGAGTAGAGCATTTCGTAATGGGAATGGCACACCGTGGAAGATTGAATGTGTTAGCTAACATTTTTGGAAAAGCTACTCAAGATATTTTCTCTGAATTTGACGGAAAAGATTATGATAAAGAATATTTTGATGGTGACGTAAAATACCATTTGGGTTTAACTTCTGAAAGAGTTACCAATTCAGGTAAAAAAATAAACATCAATTTAGCACCAAATCCTTCACATTTGGAAACTGTTGGTGCTGTAATTGAAGGAATTACAAGAGCAAAACAAGACAAATATTTCCCTGACGATTTCTCTAAAGTATTGCCAATTGCCGTTCATGGTGATGCCGCGGTTGCCGGACAAGGAATTGTTTATGAAATTGTGCAAATGGCACAATTAGATGGATACAAAACAGGTGGAACTATTCATATTGTAATTAATAATCAAGTAGGTTTTACAACCAATTACTTGGATGCACGTTCGTCAACCTATTGTACTGATGTAGCAAAAGTGACATTGTCGCCAGTTTTACATGTCAATGCAGACGATACTGAAGCAGTGGTTCACGCGATGCTTTTTGCCTTAGATTTCAGAATGGAATTTGGACGTGATGTGTTTATCGATTTATTAGGTTACAGAAAATATGGTCACAATGAAGGTGATGAACCTCGTTTTACACAACCATTATTATATAAAATCATTGCAAAGCATAAAAACCCAAGAGATATTTATGCAGCAAAATTAATAGCTGATGGAATTATTGACAATAATTATATTGCTCAAATTGAAAGTCAGTACAAAGAAAAATTAGATGAAAATCTGGAAGCTTCTCGTAAAAAAGATTTAACCATCATCAAGCCGTTTATGCAAGATGAATGGCAAGGTTTTGAACAAGTTTCTGATGATGCAATGTTACAAAAAGTGGATACAAAAGTTGATAAAAAACAATTGGATCAAATTATTGAAACGGTTTCAACATTACCAAAAGATAAAAAATTCATCAATAAGATTTCTAAGATTGTTACCGACAGAAAAACAATGTATGATAACAATGCAATCGATTGGGGAACAGCAGAAACTTTGGCCTATGGAACATTATTAACTGAAGGATTTGATGTTAGAATTTCTGGTCAAGATGTTGAGCGTGGTACTTTTTCACACCGTCATGCGTTAGTAAAAGTAGAAGATAGCGAAGAAGAGGTTGTTTTATTAGATGCTTTAAAAGATAAAAAAGGAAAATTCAATATTTTCAATTCTTTCCTTTCAGAATATGGAGTTTTAGGTTTTGATTATGGTTATGCCTTGGCAAATCCTAATACATTAACTATTTGGGAAGCACAGTTTGGAGATTTCTCAAATGGTGCACAAATCATGATTGACCAATACATTTCTTGCGGTGAAGACAAATGGAACAACCAAAACGGAATTGTTCTTTTATTGCCACACGGATACGAAGGTCAAGGTGCAGAACATTCATCAGCTAGAATGGAACGTTATTTACAACTTTGTGCACGACACAATATGTTCGTTGCCGATTGTACAACGCCTGCCAATTTCTTCCATTTATTAAGAAGACAAATGAAAACAAACTTTAGAAAACCATTAGTGGTGTTTTCTCCAAAAAGTTTGTTGCGTCATCCATTGTGTGTTTCAACACAAGAAGAATTATACAACGGACAGTTTCAAGAAACTATTGATGATGTTTCAGTAGATAAGAAAAAAGTAAAGACAGTTGTTTTCTGTACGGGTAAATTCTACTATGATATCTTAGCGGAAAGAGAAAATTTAGGCAGAAATGATGTAGCTTTGGTTCGTATAGAACAATTATTTCCATTGCCGACAGAACAGTTAAAAGAAATTATTGCAAGCTATCCAAATGCAGATGATTTCGTTTGGGCACAGGAAGAACCAAAAAACATGGGAGCTTATAGCTATATGTTAATGAACTTTGATTTGGTTCCTTGGCGTTTGGCTTCATTAAAAGCATATGCAGCACCAGCAGCAGGAAGTCACACTAGAGATAGACGTCGTCATGCGGATGCCATCAGAATGGTTTTTGATAAAAATTTATTTAGATAA
- the odhB gene encoding 2-oxoglutarate dehydrogenase complex dihydrolipoyllysine-residue succinyltransferase, with amino-acid sequence MILEMKVPSPGESIKEVEIATWLVQDGDYVEKDQAIAEVDSDKATLELPAEASGIITLKAEEGDAVAVGAVVCLIDTSAAKPEGNAPAKEETKQVAEAPKTEAPKPAPVAEKTYATQTPSPAAKKILEEKNISPSDIVGTGKGGRITKEDALEAVPSMGTPTGGNRGSERTKLSMLRRKVAERLVSAKNETAMLTTFNEVDMTAIYDLRNQYKDEFKNKHGVGLGFMSFFTKAVTRALQLYPDVNSMIDGDYKVGYDFCDISVAVSGPKGLMVPVMRNAENLTFRGVEAEIKRLAIRARDGQITVDEMTGGTFTISNGGVFGSMLSTPIINPPQSGILGMHNVVERAIVKNGQIVIAPVMFVALSYDHRIIDGRESVGFLVAVKEALENPVEHLMDNNPKKALEL; translated from the coding sequence ATGATTTTAGAAATGAAAGTGCCTTCACCGGGCGAATCGATAAAAGAAGTTGAAATTGCAACTTGGTTAGTTCAAGATGGCGATTATGTAGAAAAAGACCAAGCTATTGCTGAGGTTGATTCAGATAAAGCTACTTTAGAATTACCTGCTGAAGCAAGTGGAATAATTACATTAAAAGCGGAAGAAGGCGATGCTGTTGCCGTTGGAGCAGTTGTTTGTTTGATTGATACAAGCGCAGCTAAACCAGAAGGAAATGCACCTGCAAAAGAAGAAACAAAGCAAGTTGCTGAAGCGCCAAAAACGGAAGCCCCAAAACCAGCACCTGTTGCTGAGAAAACCTATGCAACCCAAACTCCTTCGCCAGCTGCAAAGAAAATATTAGAAGAAAAAAATATTAGTCCAAGTGACATTGTTGGAACAGGAAAAGGTGGAAGAATTACAAAAGAAGATGCTTTAGAAGCGGTTCCATCCATGGGAACACCAACAGGCGGAAATCGTGGTTCAGAAAGAACAAAACTTTCAATGTTGCGCAGAAAAGTAGCAGAAAGATTAGTGTCAGCTAAAAATGAAACAGCAATGTTAACTACGTTTAACGAAGTTGACATGACTGCAATCTATGATTTAAGAAATCAATATAAAGATGAATTTAAAAACAAACATGGCGTAGGTTTAGGATTCATGTCATTCTTTACGAAAGCGGTTACTCGTGCACTACAGTTATATCCAGATGTGAATTCAATGATTGATGGTGATTATAAAGTAGGTTATGATTTTTGTGATATATCGGTTGCCGTTTCTGGTCCAAAAGGTTTGATGGTTCCAGTAATGCGTAATGCAGAAAATTTAACGTTCCGTGGAGTTGAAGCAGAAATCAAGCGTTTAGCTATTCGTGCTCGTGACGGACAAATTACTGTTGATGAAATGACTGGTGGAACATTTACCATTTCTAATGGTGGTGTTTTTGGAAGTATGTTATCAACACCAATTATAAACCCACCACAAAGTGGAATTTTAGGAATGCATAATGTGGTTGAAAGAGCAATTGTTAAAAATGGTCAAATCGTTATTGCTCCAGTAATGTTTGTGGCACTTTCATATGACCACAGAATTATTGATGGTCGTGAGTCAGTTGGTTTCTTAGTTGCCGTTAAAGAAGCATTAGAAAATCCAGTAGAACACTTAATGGATAACAATCCTAAGAAAGCATTAGAGCTTTAG
- a CDS encoding TCR/Tet family MFS transporter codes for MKKEKKSAAIGFIFITMLIDITGWGIIIPVIPKLISELIQGDISEAAKYGGWLGFAFAFTQFLFAPLVGNLSDKYGRRPIILISLLAFSLDYLLLAFSPTITWLFVGRIIAGLSGASITTASAYIADISTPENRAKNFGMIGAAFGLGFIIGPVLGGLLGQYGSRVPFYAAAVLCLCNFLYGYFILPESLSKKNRRAFEWKRANPIGAIKNLKRYPKLIGLILAIFLLYVGSHAVHSNWNFYTMYQFNWDEKMVGISLGVVGLLVGIVQGGLIRWTSPRLGNEKSIYIGLALYTVGMLLFAFATQSWMMFVFLIPYCLGGIAGPALQAVVSGNVPANEQGEIQGTLASLMSASAIIGPPMMTNTFYFFTHKEAPFEFAGAPFLLGGFLMLLSTFIAFYSLRTKAIVSTDND; via the coding sequence ATGAAGAAAGAAAAAAAATCAGCAGCCATTGGGTTTATTTTCATCACTATGTTAATCGACATTACAGGTTGGGGAATTATAATTCCTGTAATTCCAAAATTAATTTCCGAGTTGATTCAAGGTGATATTAGTGAAGCTGCAAAATATGGTGGTTGGCTAGGTTTTGCTTTTGCATTCACTCAATTTTTATTTGCTCCGTTGGTTGGAAATTTAAGTGATAAATACGGCAGACGACCGATTATCTTGATTTCACTACTTGCTTTTTCATTAGATTATTTACTATTGGCTTTTTCGCCAACAATTACTTGGTTGTTTGTTGGTAGAATTATCGCAGGACTTTCTGGAGCAAGTATAACGACAGCTTCAGCTTATATTGCTGATATAAGTACACCTGAAAATAGAGCCAAAAACTTTGGAATGATTGGTGCAGCATTTGGTTTAGGATTTATTATAGGTCCAGTTCTAGGTGGTTTACTTGGACAATATGGTTCAAGAGTTCCATTTTATGCTGCTGCAGTATTGTGTTTGTGTAATTTCTTGTATGGTTATTTTATTTTACCAGAATCTTTGTCGAAGAAAAACCGCAGAGCTTTTGAATGGAAACGAGCTAATCCGATTGGAGCAATAAAAAACTTAAAACGATATCCAAAGTTAATTGGTTTGATTTTGGCAATTTTCTTGTTGTATGTTGGTTCTCATGCAGTACATAGTAACTGGAATTTTTATACTATGTATCAATTCAATTGGGACGAAAAAATGGTTGGAATTTCTCTTGGAGTTGTTGGTCTTTTAGTTGGTATAGTTCAAGGAGGTTTAATTCGTTGGACATCTCCAAGATTAGGCAATGAGAAAAGTATATATATAGGTTTGGCACTTTATACTGTCGGAATGTTATTGTTTGCTTTTGCTACTCAAAGCTGGATGATGTTTGTGTTTTTAATTCCATATTGTTTGGGTGGAATTGCTGGTCCAGCATTGCAAGCGGTAGTTTCTGGCAATGTTCCTGCCAACGAGCAAGGAGAAATTCAAGGAACATTAGCCAGTTTAATGAGTGCTTCGGCTATAATTGGTCCGCCAATGATGACCAATACTTTTTACTTTTTTACTCACAAAGAAGCACCGTTTGAGTTTGCTGGTGCGCCTTTTTTATTAGGTGGATTTTTAATGTTGTTGAGCACTTTTATTGCATTCTATTCTCTAAGAACTAAAGCTATTGTAAGTACAGACAATGATTAA
- a CDS encoding retropepsin-like aspartic protease, which yields MENLHEILKKEKYKKIKFKVSKTQHLLIKAKINGISGNFILDTGASNSCVGFESIEHFNLVAGKSKTKAAGAGATGMFTQIAKNNKLQLGRWKTNDLHLVIFDLSHVNEALRQYKAKRVHGIIGADVLLEGKAIIDYFNHCLYLQ from the coding sequence ATGGAGAACTTACATGAAATTCTAAAGAAAGAAAAGTACAAGAAAATTAAGTTTAAAGTTTCAAAAACTCAGCATTTATTGATTAAAGCAAAAATAAATGGAATTTCAGGCAATTTTATATTAGATACTGGTGCGAGTAACAGTTGTGTAGGTTTTGAAAGTATTGAACATTTTAACCTTGTTGCTGGAAAATCTAAAACAAAAGCTGCTGGAGCTGGAGCAACTGGAATGTTTACTCAAATAGCCAAAAACAACAAATTACAACTTGGCCGATGGAAAACCAATGACTTGCACTTGGTCATTTTTGATTTATCGCATGTAAATGAAGCTTTAAGACAATACAAAGCAAAACGAGTTCACGGTATTATTGGTGCTGATGTTTTACTAGAAGGAAAAGCAATTATTGACTATTTTAATCATTGTCTGTACTTACAATAG
- a CDS encoding TatD family hydrolase — protein MILTDTHTHLYSEEFQNDRTEMIQRAIAVGVSRFFVPSIDSSYTQRMYDLENQFPENIYLMMGLHPCYVKPETYLEELAHVETQLTSKKFHAVGEIGVDMYWDKTTLKIQQEAFKKQIQLAKQYKLAINIHCRDAFDEVFEVLESEKANDLFGIFHCFTGDFSQAQRAIDLGMKLGIGGVVTFKNGKIDQFLHEIDLKNIVLETDSPYLAPVPYRGKRNESSYTKLVAEKLAQIYQLTVEEIAQITTENSKAIFGI, from the coding sequence ATGATTTTAACCGACACACATACCCATTTATACTCTGAAGAATTTCAAAATGATAGAACAGAAATGATTCAACGTGCTATAGCCGTCGGAGTTTCACGATTTTTTGTTCCATCGATTGATTCGAGTTATACACAAAGAATGTACGATTTAGAGAATCAGTTTCCCGAAAATATTTATTTGATGATGGGTTTGCATCCGTGTTATGTAAAACCAGAAACTTATTTGGAAGAATTAGCTCATGTTGAAACTCAATTGACTTCCAAAAAATTTCATGCGGTTGGTGAAATTGGCGTTGATATGTATTGGGATAAAACCACCTTAAAGATTCAGCAAGAAGCATTTAAAAAACAAATTCAATTAGCAAAACAATATAAATTAGCGATAAATATTCATTGTCGCGATGCTTTTGATGAAGTTTTTGAAGTGTTAGAAAGTGAAAAAGCAAACGATTTATTTGGAATTTTTCATTGTTTTACTGGAGATTTTAGTCAAGCACAAAGAGCTATCGATTTAGGGATGAAACTAGGAATTGGTGGTGTAGTTACTTTTAAAAACGGAAAAATTGACCAGTTTCTTCACGAAATAGATTTGAAAAACATTGTTCTTGAAACGGATTCACCTTATTTAGCTCCGGTTCCATATCGTGGAAAAAGAAATGAAAGTAGTTATACTAAGTTGGTTGCAGAAAAATTAGCCCA